TAATGTTTTTTTCTACTCAATTATCATTTCTTGAGTTGTCCAGATTGCTGACTCCCATTCCAAATGGTCTTCCTTTGTTTGGATCTCCATTTCTAATGGTTGCCAACCTTCTGGAGTCTGCCTTTCTGCCTGGTCCCTTTGCTTTGAGAGTTCAATTAGATGATTGTCCtacttttcattttggtttttgtatttCTGGTAGGGAGAGCAACATTCTTGTCTATTCCATCatcccatttccccacccacaCATTGCTTTCCTATATTCTGGCTAAGTCCAGTGCCCCAGGTTTCCTCCAGCGACATTTGGACAGGACATGGATAGCCTCCGTCTTTGCCCCACCATGTTTATAAAGACATGCGTTAGGGAGTTGACTGGTGAGGACGTAAAGGGGTTCTGTGGGATCATAAGTGGCCCTTAATCCTTAACTGCATGGACTTTAGAATCTTAAAGAGTAAAGGCCTTCAATTATAAACTGTCACAGAAGAAAGATTTCTTTGTGGATATTCTGAACATCTTGAATATCTATCATCAGGAGTTTGGTTCCATGGTGTGGAAGAAAGATTATAGCACCTAGAGTCAGAAGACTTGGATCATAATTTAGTCTCATTTGTAGGATGATCTTGCAAATTGAATAATTTGCAAGAAGATCAGCTTCTTCACTTGTCAAACAGGAGTAATCCCAACCCTACTTTCTTGGGCTGTTCTATgtctgaaatcatttttttttaacttccatttatTCACATTTCATGGATTATTACACTTACTCAAAAACTAATTAATACAAACTGAGATTACATTGACAATTCAagtattttagttttagaaaacaatttcCTATGTAAAATAGAAAGCAAACAACTTATCTGGTTGCTAAGAAGTCTTAGATCTCTTATGATCGCGTCTGCGTCAAACAGAGTGTAGTCCTAATCCTCTGGCCAAGAACGCCCAGGGGCTTAGAGCGGGACTGGATGCGCTCCTCCCGGTCCCCTACTGGCACGCCAGTTTCTACTACAGATTCTCACTTTCAGAGTGAGAACGAATACCCAGGAGTTTGGGAATGAGCCACTGGGTTTGCAAAGCCTTCATAATGCACCGTGCTTGCATTCTGACTTTGGAAATCAAAGAACTGACAGATGCTCAAAAGCAGACATGTTTAACttcaaaatgaaaccaaaaaaaggTCTTTCTCAGTGATAACttgtcttttcctctcccccagaACAGGTAGGTCCTTTCTGGCATGCAGCATATCAAAAATATGATTTAGAACTGAAAGAGTAAAGCTATAATCCTTTTCAAGAAAATCAATTCATAAATGGTCAGCCTTGTCCTTCCCtggaaaacacaattttaaactGCTTTAAGAACTGGACACACATTTTCAGTCTgtaattctaaaaatgaaaacagcacaATGCTCATTTTTTTGCTTCCTGGGGACCGCTCGAAAGGAGAAGGACACACACCAGTTTAAAAAAGGCCACTGGGACACTCAGTATTTGTCAAGATGCAACATTACTGATTTCGGATTAAAGGTTGAAAAACACCTCCCTTCAGGCCACACAGATGATATACTTCATAGATCCTCCAACTAAATACAaaaatttccatcattttttaagCTATAAAGCACTATTATAgatatttattacattatgtttATGCCATGATGAAAAATATGAGGAgatatctagatagatagatgatagatagatgacagatagatgatagatagatatatcaCCTCACAAGGAAATCGTATTTCCTTAATGCTAGACTGATGTAAttattttagaagtatttttctttGAGCTCAAATTTGTCTCCCCATGGTATTTATGACTTTAGTCCTTTGTGACAGTGTAAAGCTGGTCCAATCTTTCATCCACATAATTACTATGTATTAACCAAGAAAGATAATAGGCTCAAACCATGACAATTTCGGTCTATATTCTATGGAAGAATTTCTGGAACTTTAGGAACACAGTTGGGTCTCCAATAAAAAGTTTCAAACACGTTGGGAATAAAGGAAACTCCAAGTTTAAGTGTGTTCATGTGGCTTTCTTTTCATAAATAATTGaagattattttgataaaaatcttTCCCAGGCATTTTTAATTGTAAAGCAGCAAgtggaaaattgttttttttacgCAGCTAATTTATATGCTGTCTTTAGGGGGCAGTACTAAACCACTGATAAATCTTGTTATTTCTGCTAGTGTTGCTGGTAATGGTTAGtataaagtaaaactaaaataacTATAATGAGATTTGCAATGCAATTATATATACCccttaatattaataaaattttctagGTAGTTAAATGAAAATGATCGTTTGAAATCATTgataattcattcaataaataattgttaaattctAATATGCATACACATTGTAAGAGATACAAATGTGAATAAGGCAATGTTTGCTTTCAAATAACTTACAATTAACTATGATAAATAagttgtgttgtgtgtgtgtgtgtgtgtgtatatacagcTCTTTCAggataaagataataataaaaatgccagtatgtattcattattttttacgTGCCAGTCACTGTCACGCAATTAATTTTATCCTCATATAGCCCTATCAAATAGGAATTATTATTTTACCTACttttcaaataaggaaactaGGATTAATAAGATTATGTGATTTGCTCAAAGTAACACAGCTTGGAAATGGCAGAGATGCGATTTAAATGTATATCTATTTAACTTCACAGCTACTTCTTTTTGCCATGATGCCATCTATCATCTCTAGGTGTATATGAAATATCATAATACACAAACTCACACAAAGAGCTATAGACCTTTAGAAGAGAGCCGTATCATTTTCTGTTTGTGGGAAATCTGGAAAGAAGAAATCTGAACTGTATTTTCAGGAATCAGTGGGATCATAAGAGAATAATAGCTAAAATGGCAGTTAATATGTATTGAAaccttatgtgccaggcactttatttattaccttatttaattatcaggaaaaaaattctgagagAGGTTCTACTATATTATTTCCCATTGAGTAGATAAGGCAAGTGAGGCTGACAATGGTCATATTTGTCAAATTTGTAATATCTGACAAAAATCATGCTAATAAGTAGGCAaacttaaactctttttttttaaagattttatttatttatttgagaaagagaatgagagacagagagcatgagagggaagagggtcagagggagaagccgacccccgcccccgccgccgagcagggagcctgatgtgggactcgatcccactaggatcatgacctgagccaaaggcagtcgcttaaccaactgaaccacccaggcgcctgcaaaCTTAAACTCTTAACCAGTGCAATAGCTGCGTGGAGAAGTAAGATGGAAGGCATAAATAAATGCATTGAACATTATTAAGGAAGGGTAAACAATTCCACTTGGTTATAGTCTGGAGGAGTATAGTAGAGGAAGTAAAAGTGTTGAAATATAGTTTGACCGTAGAACCTTGAGGAATTTGGATATTATTTACTGTACAATGGGAAATAATTTATGAGATTTATGAGCAACGAAGAGACATAAACAGGGTTTTTCtctggagagaagaaaggaatttcCCTGTAAGATCGGATCAAATAATTGTAGTACCATTAACATAAGTACAAAAGAACTGATTAATCTGTGAAATGTTGATAATTCTTACCAAGTATGTAATGATTTATGGTGTCATGCCATGTCAACATTGGTGGTCAACCAACAACTGATCATGAGTTGGTGAAGGAGATGcctatttggttattttattctattttgtagACAGCATTGATCATACACATAGATGCTCTTGCTAGATTAAAGTTTTAGATGCCCCAAGATTTTCTCACCAGGATGTCTGTAGGATGAAAAATCCCTGTGATAATCATCTTTTATTACTGATTtgagaaatgtgtttttatgaAAGAATGGGCAGCTATgtacaaaattacagaaatattaGTAGTCACAGATAGCAAATTGCTTTCGGGAGTGTCATCATGTAGCagaaatatattaacaaatatactttttaaaatttaaactgcaATTATATCAGCTCAGTTATTCAATATATTACCTTTTACAGGATATTGTTTTGAATGAGAAGCCATGTAACAGAGTGGTCAAGGGGGTTGGCTCTAGTGTCAGGCAGTCTGGATTGGAATCCTTtttctgccacttaccagctctaTGACCTTGGTTTTACTTGACCAATCTGTGCCTTAGTTTGTGTGAATTAAAATAATGACTAAGAATCCTATGACACTACAGTGTCACATAGTGAATGTTCAATAGattatagctattattattattgtatctTACAGGCTGTTGCTGCTTATGGGGCTTTTTAAGTTTATGACTTCTCAGTTTTTGAAAATTGATGAAGGGAAATTTAAGATGTGAATGTAGAAAAAACAAagtcttatattttattctttttaaagatttatttactttagagatagagagcatgagcatggggacaGGGGGAggaatagaaggagagggagagagagaatcttcccagcagactccccactgagcaaaaagcctgacatggggctcgatcccgtgaccctcagatcatgacctgagctgaaatcaagagatgactgcttaactggctgagccacccaggtgccctaaagtcttatattttaaattcacaatTTTTGGGGGGGTCAAGTGGGTACCATTTACAATTTAATATATAGACTATTTTTACTAACTTCAATAATCATGATCTATCAGTGTGTGTCCAACACTACCTTCTGAAGACTTTTacctttctttaaaacaaaaaaaatcaatttgctgAGCATTCATCATGCTATTTGAATATGGAATTTTCATCAGTTTTGGCAAAATTCCTTGCATTTGATTTCCTCCTGTCTCTACATGGACCTCTTAATTTGATCCCCGATTTCTTAACTTTTAATTTCTCCTCATCTTTTGTTCTGTCTTCTGGGAAATTTCCTCAGACTTATTTTCCACATTCTACTGGGTTTTAGGTATTTGTTTTATAGCattctgttcttgtttcatgGATGCAAATATTGTCCATTTCTCTGTGGATACTATCTATAacttttttctgtatatttattttggtcCCTGTTAAATGCTTCCTTCAAATGTGTGGTAATGCTTGGATTCTTGTTCATATTTACCTAAAACTGTTTATCTGGGTGGAGATTTTATGAGAGGTGGGCTTTACAGTAAGAGTTGAGGCGTAGGCCCCCATAATTTTACTAGGTAAttatagatctttttttcttgGGAGGTCAATTTCTGCAGAGGGGAATATATTCTGATCTCCTACCTGGGGGATATAAACCTAGCTGCCATGTTCTCTAGGGCAAATGTGGGCAGGCACTGGGGCGGGTTGGGAATCTACAACTACCAGATAGTCAGTTAATTTCTATAATCCCTTTGTTTCAATCCCACCAGAAAATAAACCTCCAATTTTTTGTCAGAGGTGAAGGTTTAGTTTTTTGGCCAGTTGAGAACATGGGCCTAAGGGTCTAACTCTTCCAAATATAGTTTCTATCCTGTTGCAGCTCCACCTGCATGTATATCTTCATGGGTAGTCAGTCTCTATGATTCTTAAGGCCTTTTGATGGTGCTGAGTCATAAATAGACATGCTGCTTATTCTTCCCCCTTACAGACATTTTGTTATCAGTTTTCTCAAGTTTGCTAGATCAGGCAATACCTACCCATTTGTTTATCATTAtcctaaaattttctttcatatgctaatctctttatccatttgtttgccattatcttaaaattttcttgttgTTGCTCCTCTGCTAATCTCTCTTCTGTTGTCCTTGTCCTTATGCATGTTAGACCATTTTTACAAATCCGTTTTCATTTTAATGGGATTTCAAGTAGCAAAAGTAAATATGCAGGCTCAACATGGAAGTCCCATTGTTAATCTTAAAAGTATTACCCCTGTTATACGTAtaagtataatataaaattttatgaagttcatttttttgaaaaggagaCATTGtgaaaaaatgtgctttttagCAGTTCCTATTTCAATAAAGTATTTTCTTGCTATTCCTCTGACTGCATTTAGAAATGATAAGATTTCTCTAATTTGTTGCTACTGAGATATTTTTTTAGGTCGTTTTCATGTCTATTTTTCATTATGAACTTTGTATCCTAAGTCTTTCTTACCCAGTTTTttcactttcaatttttttaaacattcaactTAAATTGAATTATACAAGTTTTTTTGTCTTAGTCCCACGGCACAGCCACATAACTATGGTGAATATTAAGCTGATTTTGCTTGCTAACATACACTATAAGAAAATAATGTGATTTAATTGATGTTAAGATATCTGAATAACATTGATATAATATATTggtataatataaatttaatttcagaGAACTTCATCTACAATAAATTTGTCACCAGGAGAAgtggaagaagaagatgatgatgaaaaCACTTGTGGGCCCTCAGGACTCTGGGAAGCATTAACTCCTTGTAATGGATGTAGGAACCTTGGCTTCCCCATTCTTGCACAGGTAAcagtttgcttttcttaaaatataataaaacataaaaatacttgcCTAcgtttttaaggaaatattttttctctcttcctgaagATCCAATTAATATCTTACTCATTTTGTAATATTTCTTCAgtcagtaaaatatttatttaacttgctgtacatgtgtgtatatgcaaacatatactttacatcattttatGTAGTTGTGTTATTTTGATCATAATGCTAGTTCCTGAAAAATTGAGTtggttttgagatttttaatatttatgatcTAGAAATAGTTCATTTAAAGAATGCTCTTTCAaattaaattacaatttttattaaaataatagaaaatgatttACAAGGAAACACACAAGGGCTCCTTAAAAGCattgtcactgatttttttttaattttttagcacAATGGAACATTGTAGAATAACGTTCACCATTGAAAATTATGTAGGACAATCCAAAAATGAGACCAAAACTCTAAAATATTGACTATAATTTTGAAACCATCTCATTATTTGTTAAGTCAATTTTATTCTATTGCATTACCTTCAAATTGCTGTTGTGTATTTTGGACGACAAGCTTATGGAGGAGTttcagaaataagtaaaattatccAGAGCTAGGAAATTTGAAGCcaaaatgaaattatgtaaaaaaacTTAGTACAAAAAACAATGTAATGGCAAAGATATGTATGTGTAACTACTAAGTGGAAAAATAGTCTTGGACAGAAAATAATTTGCAGTAATTGTCTAGAATAGTGTtacatctcaaaaatattattttgttttgccttaAGTATGAAGCAATTAtgtctaagaaaaaaatcacatttttcatgTCTTATGTCACAAACTGATCATAGCCATTCAAATTCCAATATTAATTTATTGTAGAGAAAATCAAACCAGCATATAGTACTTAAAAAATCTCTTCACCTTAACATGAACTATTTTTAGGACTTTAAGACACTATCCTAATCATTGCAGAATTGTTATCAATATATACTGGACCGTGAGTTCCAGAAAGGTAGAGACTATATATTGTATTACATCTATTTCTAAGACCAACATAGTTCCTAGTATATTGTCAGTAGTAAGTAGCAGTTGAGTGGAACAATGAACAAATGTGTATATATGGCTGTTTTCGTTTCCTCACTTAAAGAGTTTTACCTCATATCTGTAAGGAAatagaaagggaatgaaagaaacagattttattaCTATAACCTCATCTGCTTAACAATTTACTAGTAATTGAATGCTTTTatctattttgcttttatctattttacttGTTTCATAAGATAAAGTCTTAGGGCTCTGAGCTATCAATAATATATGACTACAATTTGATTCTCTGCCACCttcctaaacatttatttttttcattttattaggcTTGGTAGTAACTTGATTTTGGTTTACAATTTTTTAATActagatatttttctttggcCATTTTCCTGTGAAATtagcaaataataatattttagtagTTACATTCACCACAAAATGTTTCCCAGTCTGCAGCTTTCCCCCTTAATTTGTGTATGTGAGTgtattttctgtagttttttaaactatcaaattctttaaaattcttcagctcttttttgtttgtttaattcacCTCATCTAGAGATAATTCCCATTTCTCTCATTATATTGCATCCTGTTTGGCTTGGATTTTCTTCTGAAATCTCTTATTTCtgttgtcctatttttaaaactacatgactcagttttgatatttttacatataatgcaGGAGAAATCATGATTGCGTTAATTAGCTGACATGATTGCCTGCtgttaaaaatttgtattttataaaagtaccCTTATTGGGATTTTAATTGTTACTGCATTACATCTATGAATTTACTTGAGATgtagtatcctttttttttactctatttaaTGTAATGAATGAAGAGTAgaattcttttattaatattcttatCTGGACTTCTACTAATATTTTCAATTTGCTGATGGACTCTCCTTTAACATATGTTTGTGTATCtagaataaattttaatacatttgttgTGACATTGGAGACATGATATCAAATGTAAATTTGTCCTACAACTTGCAATAGCTTTGAACTCAGGACTTTCTGGGCCagcttcaaaataaaagttttcttaaaatttcatgaataacaggattttattttgaagttgtttttttagacctgaaataaaaatcattaagcCAACCACTGTGCATATAAGGTCTCATGAACAACCACTACCTTACAGTTTGGTATAGGAGCCTTTGGGATCAGTGGAATTAGAATAGTGCTATGCAAATTTCTGTATACTCAGATTTGTTGgattcaaataaaatacatttatttcacatttataacCCTTAATTTAATTGGATCCAGCACACATGTATCAAATATCTTCTATATTCAAAGCATAGTGCTAAGCTTCAGAAACAGGATTATGGAAATGCAGACTTAATTAAAACTATGTGATGTGTTACTTTTAGAATCTTAAATAGATTTTTTACTTGCAAAATTAGAACACTGGTTGATCCTATAGATCTTACACTTCTAAAATTATCTAATCTCTAGTTTTTGTCTAGATTTTGAATTGATCCTATATTCAAGTTTTAgctaattgttttgtttttctagttttaataTGGCATTTTATTCTTCCATTGTGATGAGATGTTATTTAGAATTCtaaattttcacaaagaaatttagaatttaaataacatcagataattaaaatgaagatttataGAATATGTTGGGTACTTTAGTATAATTCCAAAGcagttaaataatatttaagttgggtaaaaaacatgaacaaagagACTGGGGAAATAAAGCCCTTTCTAGAAAGTATAATtagtttttcaacattcctgacaataatatttttataataaataatctttaccATTTGCTTCTGTCCCTGGTTATATATTTTGgggattttagaattttttttggttaatatATATAGATGAAAAATGGATGAGGGTCTTCGAGAGTAATCTTTAGCATTTTATTCTGTCATCTGTGCATTGAATCACAAATATCAAGTTAAGGGAAAGTTAAAGATAGGTCAGAGCCTGATCAGAAAttgccatttgtttttattgctacCCTTCCCTGTTAATAGAGCATATGTTATTAGAGCAGAGAATTTGAGTTGAATTGTATTAGGGTGGATGATATTGCTTTCCTCCACAGTCTTATATGAGATACCCACCTCTGCACCATGTGCAGTACAGGGCTCTGAAACTCTTTCCTAAAGAGTCAGTCCTGCTGGGTGGAGACCTCTGGCTTCCGTCCTGGTCACTCATGTAGGCTTCACTCTGCAAGGTTGTAATGAGGGGGTCCCAATACTGAGCTGTTAGCAGATGGATTTGCCAATAGTTTCTGCTCTTGGAATCACCATATTTATGCTGCCCTCTGGGAAGAGGCCAGTAACTCCTACTGATGTGCTGGAAATAACCTCTGAGTAGAAGAAGGGCATGCAGCCCTTGCTAACAACAATATTCATGTCGAATGCTCCCACTATGGCCATTCTAGCTGTGCTTCTGGATCTGTGAAGGCTGCTCCTGTCGCCATCCCTGCCATTTTATCTGATACTGCAGGCTTTGTGACTGCAGAAGTGTGTGAACTCTTGAAAGCAGTATGTGTGGGGGGCATGATGAATTCATTCCTCCCTAGCATAACCATAAGAGGTGGCCCCAAACAATTCAGGGTTCATGTGAAGACTCCTGATGTCAACTTGATCTTGATCCCTTCCAAAGAAATGAATGACACTTGCCTATGGGAGAGACAAGCAAGTGAAATAAAGTGAGACTTTTTATTCCTATCGCTAAACAGTAAGAGCCTATAATAATCTTGAGTTCTCAAGTCCAATCTCCCATTTTTGCAGGAATTCTCCTCTTCAGTATCTGCAAGAACATTATTGTAATTCACCAGCGAATATCCTCATATGCTTTTTTGTATACACTTGTGTTAGTATTTCTGCTGGCTAAGTGGCATGCACTTTAATATTCTGATAGCTACTAACAGTGCTCACAAGCACATCCCTCTGCCAACGATGTATAAAAATCAGTACATGGTGATCATGGGGAGACATGGGGGGAGGGTATGGTCAGGATGCCACAGATGGCAATACAATAGTGGACATGAAAATAAGAGTTGCTGACAGCTGAGGAAGCTCTGAAATACAGCATTGGGGAATACTTTGGAACACCTAGAACCTCCCCAATGTGACATGATCTCCAAATGGAGGCTCTTTTGGCCCTGAACCCATTCAAATGTAATGAATTTTCTAGGTGAGCCTCACTACCAAAGGCTCTGCAGGACTTTTAGCTGTTCTCCCACAGCACCCTGGCCCCCCCATCCTTTAGAGTCTCTGTGAAGACTTACCGCTGGGCTCTTGTCCTCCTCTTCAAACCCACTTATGTCCAGTGTGTCTCCAACTGGGATGGCCTGGGAACCACTGTAAGCCTCTACTGGTGGTCTCAAAATGTAAACAAGATTTtcccaataaacaaaaagatCTTTTGTATTAGAAGGGTGACACAGCTGAAGGTAAAAAGAGCGGCCAGTGGCAAGCTTCAGGCGGAGCTGCTGTTTTTTACCATTATGGATGGATATTGTTACAAACTTCAAGGGAAACAGTCTGGTTAGCTCTAAGATCTGTGTAGACTTGTGATCTTTTTCCTGGGTAGCAGGGCCATATCTGTCATAGTCATCACAGATAGCAGCTCGTCAGGCCAGCAGCATGACGTCAGGTAGTGTGAGGTGGGGGCTAGTGTGAACGATGCCCACAGTCACCATTCGGGCACGGTTGTGCACGTCAATCACTTCTCCTTTTTTACTGACCTGTATAAAGTCACTCTCAAACACTGGGGCATGCTTGAATATAGTATACTCCCCCTTATACAGTTGTTGCTGCAGTTTCCCCATGGAGGTATTAAACATACCCATTGCAGGGCTGCTTTGGGCTGTGTAAAGTGGTAACTTAGATTGGTTGTTCATGGCCATCTTTTATCAGGACTCCTAGGGGTCCTCCACACTTTACCACCCTTTACAAGGTGTCCTATTTCCCTGGTTTCTCTAGCAAGTGGGTTAGCAG
The sequence above is drawn from the Zalophus californianus isolate mZalCal1 chromosome 9, mZalCal1.pri.v2, whole genome shotgun sequence genome and encodes:
- the FAM71C gene encoding LOW QUALITY PROTEIN: protein FAM71C (The sequence of the model RefSeq protein was modified relative to this genomic sequence to represent the inferred CDS: substituted 1 base at 1 genomic stop codon), with the protein product MAMNNQSKLPLYTAQSSPAMGMFNTSMGKLQQQLYKGEYTIFKHAPVFESDFIQVSKKGEVIDVHNRARMVTVGIVHTSPHLTLPDVMLLAXRAAICDDYDRYGPATQEKDHKSTQILELTRLFPLKFVTISIHNGKKQQLRLKLATGRSFYLQLCHPSNTKDLFVYWENLVYILRPPVEAYSGSQAIPVGDTLDISGFEEEDKSPAASVIHFFGRDQDQVDIRSLHMNPELFGATSYGYAREE